The Pseudomonadota bacterium genome segment TTTACCAGACGCAATCCAAATAAAATTGTGTTTTTAACGGCAATGAGGTCAAAAAATAGATCCCTGTTTATCTGAATTAAAAATTTATAACTTTTTATCTGATCGATGAATAGATGTTGTTCTGGACGACCAAAAGTGCTAAAGTAAACAATTAACTACTTAACAATTATTGTCGCAGGGAATCTCGTTTAAAAATAGACCATGCCACATCGCAGGACTTTCAGGGGTCAGGGGGCTGGCGCAAGAAAGGTGAGAAATGTCCAAGAAATATATGATGATAATTACCCATTCCACTGATCATCCTCATCTGACAAGTGTGAGCATGGGGTTGGTATCCTGCCTGGTTTTAGAAGGAGCTGATATGGCTTTATTTTTCATGTCGGAGGGCGCTAAATTGTGTCAAAAAGGTGTGGCGGAGACCATTGAAGAGAAAAATATTGCTCCAGTCCGTCATTCTCTTTCAATAATTCGTGAGGGGAATACTCAATTGTATGTCTGCAAAATTGACTTGAAAAAATTCGGCATCGAGGAAGACCAATTGCTCGATGGTGTCAAAATTGTCGACCTGATGGACGTCTCAACACTTATGATGGAGAGGGAAACACTCAAGTGTTAAGGTGTGCTGATGCAAGAATAGCAAGAATGGGCTCAAATCATACGTACTTTTGCCCATCTTTCATCCAAAATTCCTCCTTAAAAATTCTGAGATGAAAAAAGCCACCGGGATAGACAGAATCGGCCCCGGTTGTTTGGACAGATTGGCGGCGGGAATAAGGTGAAAACCATTGTTGTTATGCCGCCAGTTTGATGACG includes the following:
- a CDS encoding DsrE family protein, with the translated sequence MSKKYMMIITHSTDHPHLTSVSMGLVSCLVLEGADMALFFMSEGAKLCQKGVAETIEEKNIAPVRHSLSIIREGNTQLYVCKIDLKKFGIEEDQLLDGVKIVDLMDVSTLMMERETLKC